Within Suricata suricatta isolate VVHF042 chromosome 12, meerkat_22Aug2017_6uvM2_HiC, whole genome shotgun sequence, the genomic segment TACAAGCCactaagaactttttaaaaaaggtttataaaatacataaaacattagaGACAAAAACTAAGTCAGTCATAAGGTTACCAAGTTGAGCCCTTAATAACTTAATAGATGTAGTTAATGAAGTATATATACCTTTGTTGCCTTATTAACAAAGAATTAGTCACACCCAGCTCTCAGCAGAAGTTCTGAAATAGATGAAGCCAAGAAGGAAAAGTGCTTGTGACTCCTCTCTACACAGGAGGGCAGCCTCACCTACCGTCTGCAGTCTGCCACGTAAACAgctcttgcattttttaaaagctgacatCAGTTGTGAAacaaacacatgcatacatgctTTTGGGGCAGTTCATTTTATTACACTTTTGACTCTTTATCTGAGTTTAGAAATGCACAAGGTCAAACTCTAAAAGAAGCTAAAATTTTGAAGTTGCTCCCCACTACTCTGTTATATACATAATAGCAacctatattttatttccaatgtAAATAATTCATAAATCCACTGAGACCTGTATTACTGTTCACAAAATGTAATATATGCAAATCAACTTTGCCAAATAAGTAAATCCATTTCAAACATCTTCAAGACtcaaaaagaacacacacaattacatatttttatcattttattaggAAGAATTCCAAATGGGTTATGAAGAAAACTTACTGAGTTTGATGAGTTTTCCAAAAACTCTTAATGAAGATATGTTCaccaataaacaataaaacatcaGCAGAACTATCATATACTGGGCAAAGAGTCAGGCTGATACCAAAAAGCAACATGCAACATAAAAAAGATACAATATAAAGGAAGACAATCTGCTgggcattaaaaaatcatttcaatgtGAACTCTTTGCAACCAGCACAGAACTAATTAGCTatcaaatccaaaccacactaaGGTAAGCTTGGCTGATGAAAAGCCAGGATTCaataatggagagaaaatatAAGTTCCTCAGTGCAAGAGACTGAATAGTGTTTTGGAGCATTTCCCTGGCTGGTACAAGCAGTATTAGAAAATTTTTggcaagggagaaaaataaatacaaatggaatgctacatttttttaaatcagcagacTGTCCCAGGAATGATAAAGGTATCAGTAAAGTAGCAAGGGGGGTAACTTTAAAACGTTATTTCTTGTGGGCTCAAAAAACATTCAAAACGGATTTATTTAAAGGTGTCACAATAACTATGTCCAGGCATTTAGGCTTAAgggaagtaaaattaaaagaggACACTTTTTTCCCAAGTTAAGGAGAATTTCTTTAAAACCAAGCATATTGCTAACAAGCAATATTATACTTGGCAAACAATAATTGGCAACAAAATAAGTTTAAACGCTGTAATATTCTGCCCAAACCAGTCCCAGATACTGTTTAATAACCAAGATGCAAACTAATTTTGTTGTAACAAGCCTAGACCAATTCTATCCAATGTGTCCTTGGTTAGATATCCAGTTTCATTTAACGTTTTGAAAGCTCATTTGACAGCCAGTCAAGTCCCTCATACAGACCAGTTCCTTGTGTAGCACAAGTGGCTTGAACATACCACtgtaaagaaagaacaagaaaatatgtGATTAACAGAAGACTATATATAACCACAGTCTTTAGAATTTCttaatcagaaaattaaatactTGCTCCCAACTGCCCAAGGTATTATTTAGTCAGCAGTTACCATAAACGTATaggataaaaggaaacaaaaaatatataaaactatagaaataatGGCATAAGTACATTAAAGTCTGCATCTCCCAAACGATTAATTTTATAATGATCTCACTAACTATAAAGATTACATGCTTCTCACAAACTCTTGCCACATTTAAATCTACCCATACCGATTCATTAGATTTAATCCATGAAATTTGCTCCTTAATCCGAAAAGAACATTCACAGGAAGATTAGTAACTCAGTACCCACCGGGTCCTTATAAACCTCTTATTTCCCATAAAATTAAGTTCAGAGTACAGAAggcaaaattttgaaaaaagtaggAGCTGCTGACAGTGAAATTATCTGAAAAGCCTGCCTCTATCTGTAGTTTCATGCATTCCAAAAagctccactttttaaaatggtgatgaatcatatctcaataaCTGCATGAAATACCATGAAAAGCtcacaaagaacaagaaaaagagctAGGAAGTAATTTAATTACCTTGagggataatttatttttaatacttttctttacTGACCAGTTTTATTTTGCCTTACAATAAAGACTTTGCTTTAATATTGCAAGGTCAACACAAGTATACCATGCTACTAAGTATTATTTGAATACCAAACACCCAGGAACTTAGAAAGCTGGAGAAAGGCACAAATTCTTATCTTCACAGCACTGGAAACAGATAGCATTTACAGTTTATCTTGTTTAAGTCATCCTGGGACACTCAACCACACTATACAGCCACAGCACAGTATTTACCTTGTGGACAACTTCGCAAAAACCTTGCAAAACTCAGGTTACACTAAAGTTTgtgatatttttgtatataaagcAGTATATTGTGTTTTCCCAGATTTAAATCGCTGACCTAAACAAGCTACTGGAGACCAAGTatatatttctcataattttaattttttttaagtttatttttgagagagacagaataggGGAgttggggcagacagagaaagagggagacacagaatccaaacaggctccaggttctgagtggtcagcacagaacccaacgcggagTTTGAACCCattaaccacgagatcatgatcggagccagtcagacactttgaaccaactgagccactcaggcacccctcttacaATTTTAAACTCGAAACTTGTTTAATGTCATAATTATAGTTCACAAGTTTTTGATGTTAACAggcaaaaagtacaaaatattatCTAATAATATTAGATATTAGATGGCTGCTAAATATTGCAGTTTTAATAAGAAAACCAAATTACAAAATACTTGCTACAAaggtatttaaaagattttaaattaaattaacaatattaataacCTTTACGTAATTCTCATATAGTATGATTTTCCACATCTTTATCAATACTAAATGTTTTGAGggtaaagtgaataaaaataaaataaaataaaggtatctAAATATTTGGACTCTTAAgggataaaaatgttaaaaaaaaattggagatgaTATTAAGGTGGTTTAAAATTGAACACACACTTACAAAAGCCTGAAAGGTCTCATGTCTGTAAGCAAGAATATattaccatattttttaaatgttatactcACTATCTAGTCAAAAGGAACGATtacttaatatgtatttaagCTGAATATTTGCTTAAACAATTATACTATTACTTCTAATAGTCAGGAGGCTAATATGAATCTCAAAATACTTACTGTTCTGTTACGAAGAGACTGAAGACCTAATTTATCTGTCATTTCACTGATGGCCATAGCATTTGGCAAATCCTGTTTGTTCGCAAAAAGCAGCAACACTGCATCTTGCAACTCATCTTCTTGAAGCTGGAAATAAAAGCTAAGAGGTTAACAACTAATAAACTGGAACTAAATTACTGTCACAAATGAGGGAAAACACGGTCTTCCTATATGTATCACTTATATTCaacattaaatacattattaaacaTCAACCTAACTTCACTACATGAAGTTCAGACATTCTTACAACTTAAACCTCATATCTTTCCAAGTTTTAAATCCCCAGCAAATAATCATACACCTTTCAAGTAAAGCAAAACTATTTTTCAAGTCAATCATCCTGCACTCCTTTAAAGTAAACCGTTCATTTCAGCTTTCATGATCATTCATTAAGAGTCAGGATTGGCAAGAACAAGAAACACAAATGGGAAGATGTATTTATGGCAGAATCTTAATGATACTCAGTAGTAAAGGTATTTAGAGGATTTTTGGGGGATTTGCTTTCCTTTCTAGCCAGCTAGACCATACAACAGCAGAACAACGAAACAATGATTAGGGTATTAGCAGTATCATGAATAATATAAGAACACAAGAGCatattataataagaaataatacaagagTAAATAAGTGATAATAcaagtaataaataaaagtaaatagaatCTGGCAGGCATGAGTACTGACACATGACACAGcttggatgagccttgaaaacttatgctaagtgaaaagtaacaaaaagttaaaaaaaaaagaccatgtattgtatgattctatttatatgaatatctagaataggcatatatataaagttatatatatgtatatatacacacacacacacacacacaatataaagTAAATTAGTGGTTTCAAGGGCTAGGGGTGTGGGGTGGAGTAGGAGAAGGAATGGGGAATAATTCTAGAGAACTTCTTTCTGGgtcaatgaaaatgttctaaaattagactgGTAATATCTGCATAATTCTGTATAATAAAACCAGTAACTTACACATTTTAAGAGAGTGAagtttatggtatgtgaattgtcCCTTGATAAAGCTGTTTACAGAAAAAGTAGAAGGGTGATATTTAACTCATCAGACAAACTACCAGTGACTTAGTTACACATCTACTGTCACAATGGCTTTACAAATGGCACTACAGtcttagaagtaataaatgagaATTAGATTTCACTTCAGTAAATACTTTATGGCTATACAAGTTTGAAACCATGACAAGGTGCCTCTCTAGCAAGATTCCTCAACAAATTTTCACAATATAAATACAGCTGAGCCTTGAACAACTTGGGTTTCAACTGGGTAGGTCAatgtatatgtggattttttgCAGTACATttctgtaaatgcattttctcttccttttaattttcttaataacattttttatcttttttgttgtaaaaatatagtatacaatacatatatttgaaacaAGTATTAACTTatcagtcaacagtaggctactactaaagttttttgtgtgtgagataAATCTAAAATCTATATttgaaatatgtgttaattgttatcagtcaacagtaggctattatattactacttaagtttttttttgtgTGAGATAAATCTTAAATGAGATTTAATTCATTAAAACACAACTGATGgctgaaaaaaagaatcaagatgtggatatccttttctaatttttctaatattttagttGACTGACAAATGCACAGAAATATTCCAAATGAGAGCTGGGAGACTGCCAGGAGTATTGCAGAAAAAAGGTCCATGTTCAGCAGAAAGCTGGATTATAGGTCTTTTAGGACCCTTCCAATGTTAAGATTTTCAGGTTCTTTTAGAGTATGCCagtcactttaaatatatttaaaacgaCAGATTCTATGTTATAGTGTGAAGCTACAAAAAACTGCAGGTATGAGAATAGTTccgaaaacactaaaaaaaaattttacttgaaatttGTTATTTGAATGACCTatcaaaaactgaaacaaaaaccgACACAATGGAATTCTTATTAGACCATGGTGAGATTATTCTCAAGCTGCAGAACAGGTTCTTTAAAGGTAAAATCCTCTGCCCAATTGGCTTTACTCCCTAAATGAGGTTTTGGAACACATGTTGAATAAATGCATATCTCCAACTTGTAGGTTTTGTTGTATTGGCTTTATCTTGTCTGAATTTTCCATATTGTCCAAATCATCTATTTCAGTctgtatttttcaatgtttattttttgaagtttgttttaatTGTAATCTCTTCTTTCCAACATCAAGCGTTTTTCCTCCAAAACCCAAgattcctggggctcctgggtggctcagttggttaagcgtccaacttcagctcaggtcatgatctcacggtttgtgggtttgagccccatgtcgggctctgtgctgacagctcagagcctggagcctgtttcagattctgtgtttccctctctctctgaccctcttctgttcatcctgtctctctctgtctctctaaaaacaaaacaaaacaaaacaaaacaaaaaaccacacaaaaaaccCAAGATCCTGGTATGATTTCATTATTAATTTAGCTTTAATACATGTTTCATGTGATCCATGAACACACTTAGGGTTAATTTTctccagatttttttaagtgcagtCAAAAGTTGCATCCTGTCTAATGCAagctttttcatttcaaaagcaaTTTTCCAGGTCTTCAATTTTAGCTTCAATTTACTTATCTTGCAAGATTTGTTCggttggggttttgtttgtttgtttttcatttacatcaACCACTGATTTATATTCCCAGAGTTGTTTTGTCTGCGCTCACAGTCTGAGCAGCAGGGCTGAGCCGTCCTTGGTCCTTGGGCTGTACCTCCTGGGCGCCCATAGCTGTGcctgccttccccacctcctgctcAGGAGTCCGAGGTCTTCGCGCCGCTTGCTCTTCGGGCTGCTTCTCCATTGTGACTGGCACAAAGACCTACCACCTGGGATGGGAAGATGCGGCCTCAGGAGCCAGTATCCCACCACGAAATTACAGCCCGGGAAAGCAGCAGCTAAGCTTTTGAGAattcaaaagttatatgtggattttcaactgtacACATGGTTGCGTGGGGCTTGAGTTGGTGCCCCTAATCCTcatgttgctcaagggtcaactgtatatgaaAACAATCTGCTACACAGCAAAGCCAAAATACCATCATCAACCGAAATACTGCTACCTTCAGGTGGAATTCTTTATCACGGCTGCTAttacaaaacatttcaaaatataggtTATACAGGAATAGCACAGAGAAAACCAAACCCAATGACCTTGGGAAGATGGGATTTGAACCAAGATTCCTACATCACAAAAGTTTCAAAcccatagatttttttaatctattaaataAAGGACTGGACTAATGGAGACATTCTCAACCAGAGACATGTCACCCATGGAGTATTCTAAAAAGCTGAGTCTTCTTCCCAACTTAATGAAGTAGCTACTActcttgtgtgttttttaaaaagttctgcaGGAGACTTTTATGTGTATGGTTCTTTCTAGCTCTAAAAAATTCACTGCTGTAATCTAATCACATTAAAATACCAACCACTAACAATACTGCTGTCACCCTGAAAAACCATCTtacaaacaataaatttaaaaaatattcttaccaTTTTCTGCAGCTCTTCAGCTCCTTCCTGAATTCTTTCACGGTCATTACTATCTACCACAAAAATAAGACCCTGGGGAAAAATTGTGTAAATAAATTGTAACAGTTAACTTTAAAGGAGACACTAATATAAAACATAAGTACAATTAGAAAAATCATACTGAGTTAAACGTTAAGGAAGACAATGTCtccttattaaaagaaaaagaaaggaacaggacCCTAAATACCAAAAATAGATTTGAGcactatttgtgatttttaacttcgttattaaaaaaaaaaatcttggggccctgggtggctcaatcagttaagtgtcccaacttcacctcaggtcatgatttcacagttcttgggttcaagtcttgcattTGGCTCTGgaaatgacagctcagagcctggagccagctttggattctgtgtctgccctccctttctctctgcccctcccctgcttgtgctctctcaaaaataaacactcaaaaaaaataataaaataaaaatcttactcTTAACCAATTGATCACTTTTCTCAAATACACTAAGAATAAACTTTATCCCTCGTCCCTCATGCAGGAAAGCATAGGTGGGagcaagataaaagaataaaccaAAGACTCTAAAGATCCATGAATTTACTAACTGAATTAGCTTATTTAGTCAAAGGCAAGcacaaagtgtttaaaaaaaagtgggggggaagGCGCACcgtacagtttttatttttacgtttatttatttttgaaagacagagagagagagagagagagagagagagagagagagagagagagcgagcgcgcatgcacgcgagcgagcaggggagaagccaagagggagacacagaatcccaagcaggctccaggctctgagctatcagcagacgcgaggctcgaactcaaaactgtgagatcacaacctgagctgaggtcggatgcttaaccaatggagccaccctggcaccactACAGTTTTTACAGGCTTCATAGGGAAAAGTCAGTTCTGCTCCAGAATGTTGCTGACTTGATTAaataagactttcttttttaagttaagctttaggctcaacatggggcttgaactcacatccccAAGCTCATGAGTCCCacagactgagtcagccaggtgcctctagatatgaaatttttttatttttttaaatttttatttatttttgagagagagtgtacatgagagtggggatggacagagggagctggggggacagaggatccaaaaagggctcaatgctgacagcagagagtccaatgtagggcttgaacccacaaaccacaaaaccatgacctgagccaaggttggacacctaaacaactaagccacccaggtgccctgataagaaattcttaacaaaaagaaaagtagtaaCTATTCTTATTTATAGTCACAGATATTAAAATTCTATgccagaaaagaaatggaattaaggAAACAATTAGTTAAGACTTTTCTAAAAACTTTCAAATGGGAAAGTATAAAATTTTCAACTGgagtgagagagaacagaatACCTTGATAACTTTGTTAAAATCTATTCCCATTAATACTAAAGTgattactttaaatattattcTCCCTACAACCCTAACCGCTGAAGTATTTCTGATCATTCGTCACTGCAGCACAAACTGTCTGGTGCTTATTTATGTCAGTAACTAGATTAAATCCACTGAGAACATAAAATCCACTTAGGGCAAAGGGctacattattttgtatttacccCTCAGGACCATCAGAGTACTAAGCTTGCCAGGGTtaccaaatatttcttttaggcTATGGTCATTAAATAACAATTTCCTTTGGCCTAGAAATTTCAAACCCATTTCCTTAATCTCTGCAGGaaaccatcattttaaaaagcCTAACCATTGAAAATACTTCTGGTGCTAGGAGAGCCAGTATGGCACAACGGAAAGAACCAAATTCAAATTATCAAGACtccttattatataaattatctaATCCTTGAACATGCCTCCTCTTTCATAAAACAATGCCATCAACTTTATAAGCCTATTAAATGTAATCATAGAGATACAATAAGAATCTAGCACTGCACTTGGCTTATCACAGGCATTTAGGAAAGGCTGTCTCCTTCTATTCCAAAAGCTATTCCTTTTTTAGAATCTATCCCTTTGGGAGAGGCAATGATTCTAAAAGGGATCTAATTTTATCTGGACTATTAACaatccatttttattgttttaaagtgtaggggcacctgggtgtctcagctggttaggagtccaactcttgaattcagatcaggttatgacctcaggcgctgggtgtggaacctgcttaagattctcattctctctcattctctctcattctctctctcattctctctctctctccctccctccctccctccccctccccttttgcctacccccacctccacccctgtcCTGTGCACAAATGTGCTAATAATagctaattaattaaaaataaaataaaatgtaaaataatgctaTCAGTTCCAAAGTAACACTGTTGGGAGAGAGAAGTATTTCAGCAATAAACTCAAAGTTATTCACTTCCTGGGACAACCTAGAATCTACCATCATATTAGCAATAATCGCgcctcggataaacctcattggctacgatACTGCCACTGCACAAAGCTGAATCTACCATCCTAAAGATAAGTTTGGCTACAGTAACAAAAGACTACTTAAAAGGCCAGTACTTTCTTATTTAGAATAGCAAAATAATTGGAATTGTCTATTGAAGGAAGAGGAATTTACTATAATAAATACTGTGTCCTGGCTTGTTAAAAAAGTGAGAAGCATGGTTAAATGGTattagtttcttttatattttatagctaAAAAAACTGATCAGGAATGCTACTAAAGCTGGTGTAAAAGCTCAGCTAAGATTACATCAGGCAATATATAGAACTTTCTCCTGTAGGCATGAGTTCTCCAGGAAGAAGTACTTGGACTTTTGATTATGAGGTGATCTAAAGAGGCCAGGAATGGGTCTAATCTCAATT encodes:
- the ARF4 gene encoding ADP-ribosylation factor 4, which translates into the protein MGLTISSLFSRLFGKKQMRILMVGLDAAGKTTILYKLKLGEIVTTIPTIGFNVETVEYKNICFTVWDVGGQDKIRPLWRHYFQNTQGLIFVVDSNDRERIQEGAEELQKMLQEDELQDAVLLLFANKQDLPNAMAISEMTDKLGLQSLRNRTWYVQATCATQGTGLYEGLDWLSNELSKR